One Branchiostoma lanceolatum isolate klBraLanc5 chromosome 18, klBraLanc5.hap2, whole genome shotgun sequence DNA window includes the following coding sequences:
- the LOC136423851 gene encoding uncharacterized protein — protein sequence MQVLGKTMLTRSFGRFSLLARQHSTFREGGSRWSKYGSAVGAVISTGAAVVSIYSGQVQKRKEFGRAFAELQNDFYTTEMDRVQRKLYKLKIRADNEGRSWDDMCGEWAADDLTLTLTPPEKLSKDQKIRLKEVEDMEEARRKWSGFFIKFRSLYNRGVISEEDVKQHHFPSETQMKGYIAVTEPMLHACTVIFVGDVTVPRYRAAKVAGFLDTTFLGGRNIPTDDKFRERHEKYILLRKQVLDKMKPESQTGGGGVIPMP from the exons ATGCAA GTATTAGGTAAAACAATGTTAACCCGGTCATTTGGAAGATTCAGTCTTCTTGCCCGACAACACTCCACGTTCCGTGAGGGTGGGTCTCGCTGGTCCAAATATGGCTCAGCGGTTGGAGCCGTCATTTCTACCGGGGCGGCTGTGGTGTCGATATACTCAGGGCAGGTACAGAAAAGGAAGGAGTTTGGGCGAGCCTTTGCAGAGCTCCAG AACGACTTCTACACGACTGAAATGGATCGCGTCCAGAGGAAGCTCTACAAGTTGAAGATTAGGGCGGACAACGAAGGCAGAAGCTGGGATGACATGTGCGGAGAGTGGGCCGCAGACGACCTGACTCTCACCCTGACGCCACCGGAAAAGCTCTCAAAAGACCAGAAG ATCCGATTGAAGGAGGTCGAGGACATGGAAGAAGctagaagaaaatggagtgggTTTTTCATCAAATTCCGTTCCCTCTACAATCGCGGCGTTATTtctgaagaagatgtgaagCAACATCACTTCCCTAGCGAGACCCAAATGAAGGGATACATTGCTGTGACGGAACCAATGCTGCACGCCTGTACGGTCATCTTTGTGGGGGATGTAACAGTCCCACGATACAGGGCGGCAAAAGTGGCGGGGTTTCTCGACACAACTTTTCTCGGCGGCCGCAATATTCCTACCGACGACAAATTCAGAGAGAGGCATGAGAAATATATTCTCTTGAGAAAGCAAGTTTTGGATAAAATGAAACCGGAGTctcagacggggggggggggagtaatTCCGATGCCTTGA
- the LOC136423853 gene encoding uncharacterized protein has protein sequence MFTRSFIRRLSPLVRHHSTYREGRWSKYGTAAGAAISTGASLVAIYSAYDSRKNLEAHKRKEFGRAFAELQDDYYTSDMHHAMRMLYTLKKRAEMEGRSWDDVCGEWAADDLTFALTPAGKPSVEKQVRLKEVEDIEEARRKWSAFYNKFRSLFKRGVISEEDVKQYHFPSDTQMKGYISVVDAIEHAGSVIFVGNDEKYIANYTDEKVAGFLDTTFLDGSVAPSKEKLLERNEKYLQLRKEVMENVKATTSKKGHGGK, from the exons ATGTTTACCCGGTCGTTTATTAGAAGACTCAGTCCACTTGTCCGACATCATTCCACGTACCGTGAGGGTCGCTGGTCCAAATATGGCACAGCTGCTGGAGCCGCCATTTCTACCGGGGCGTCTCTGGTGGCGATATACTCAGCCTACGACTCAAGGAAGAATCTCGAGGCACACAAGAGGAAAGAGTTCGGACGAGCATTCGCAGAACTTCAG GACGATTATTACACCAGTGACATGCACCATGCGATGAGGATGCTGTACACGTTGAAGAAAAGGGCGGAGATGGAAGGCCGCAGCTGGGATGACGTGTGTGGGGAGTGGGCTGCTGACGACCTGACTTTCGCCTTGACACCGGCGGGAAAGCCCTCTGTAGAAAAGCAG GTCCGTTTGAAGGAAGTGGAAGACATAGAAGAAgccaggagaaaatggagcgccTTTTACAACAAGTTCCGCTCCCTCTTCAAACGGGGCGTTATTTCTGAAGAGGACGTGAAGCAATATCATTTTCCGAGCGACACACAAATGAAGGGATATATCTCAGTCGTTGACGCAATCGAACATGCCGGCAGCGTCATTTTTGTCGGAAATGACGAAAAGTACATTGCTAATTACACAGACGAGAAGGTAGCAGGGTTTCTAGACACAACTTTTCTAGATGGCAGCGTTGCTCCATCTAAGGAGAAACTTCTTGAGAGaaatgagaaatatctacaGCTAAGGAAGGAAGTTATGGAAAATGTGAAAGCTACTACGTCTAAGAAAGGACATGGtggaaaataa